Proteins from a genomic interval of Gopherus evgoodei ecotype Sinaloan lineage chromosome 7, rGopEvg1_v1.p, whole genome shotgun sequence:
- the PSMD6 gene encoding 26S proteasome non-ATPase regulatory subunit 6: protein MPLENLEEEGLPKNPDLRIAQLRFLLSLRPQRPDPAVREELMAAVRRHNMAPYYEALCKPLDWQMDMELLNKMKKANEEELKRLDNELEDAEKILGESEIRDAMMAKAEYLCRIGDKEGALTAFRKTYDKTVALGHRLDIVFYLLRIGLFYMDNDLITRNIEKAKSLIEEGGDWDRRNRLKVYQGLYCVAIRDFKQAAELFLDTVSTFTSYELMDYKTFVTYTVYVSMIALDRPDLREKVIKGAEILEVLHSLPTVRQYLFSLYECRYSVFFQSLAIVEQEMKKDWLFAPHYRYYVREMRIHAYSQLLESYRSLTLGYMAEAFGVGVEFIDQELSRFIAAGRLHCKIDKVNEIVETNRPDSKNWQYQETIKKGDLLLNRVQKLSRVINM, encoded by the exons ATGCCGCTGGAGAacctggaggaggaggggctgcccAAGAACCCCGACCTGCGCATCGCCCagctccgcttcctgctcagcctgcggCCGCAGCGCCCCGACCCCGCCGTGCGCGAGGAGCTCATGGCGGCCGTGCGGCGCCACA ATATGGCACCATACTATGAAGCACTCTGCAAGCCACTTGACTGGCAGATGGACATGGAGTTGTTGAATAAGATGAAAAAGGCGAATGAGGAAGAGTTGAAACGTCTCGACAATGAACTGGAAGATGCAGAAAAGATCTTGGGGGAGAGTGAAATCCGTGATGCAATGATGGCCAAGGCTGAGTACCTGTGCCGAATTGGGGACAAG GAAGGAGCTCTGACTGCTTTTCGTAAAACATATGACAAAACTGTGGCACTGGGACATCGTCTGGATATTGTGTTCTACCTTCTAAGAATTGGTTTGTTTTACATGGATAATGACCTCATCACACGGAATATTGAAAAGGCAAAAAG TCTAATAGAGGAAGGAGGAGACTGGGACAGGAGAAATCGTCTGAAAGTCTACCAAGGTCTTTACTGCGTAGCTATTCGAGATTTCAAACAAGCAGCAGAACTCTTTCTTGATACAGTTTCAACATTTACATCCTATGAACTTATGGATTACAAAACATTTGTAACATATACTGTCTACGTCAGTATGATTGCATTAGACAGACCTGACCTTAGAGAGAAG GTTATTAAAGGGGCAGAGATTCTGGAAGTGTTGCATAGTTTACCAACTGTACGACAGTATCTCTTTTCACTCTATGAATGTCGTTATTCAGTCTTCTTCCAGTCATTAG CTATTGTAGAGCAGGAGATGAAAAaagattggctgtttgctcctcACTATCGTTATTACGTACGGGAAATGAGAATTCATGCGTACAGCCAGCTCCTAGAATCCTACCGGTCACTGACACTAGGGTACATGGCAGAAGCTTTTGGAGTCGGTGTAGAATTCATAGATCA ggaGCTTTCAAGATTTATTGCAGCTGGGCGACTGCATTGCAAAATAGACAAAGTAAACGAGATAGTCGAAACTAACAG GCCCGATAGCAAGAACTGGCAGTACCAAGAAACCATCAAGAAAGGAGATTTGCTGCTAAATAGAGTTCAGAAACTTTCCAGAGTAATTAATatgtaa